The following coding sequences lie in one Ictalurus furcatus strain D&B chromosome 7, Billie_1.0, whole genome shotgun sequence genomic window:
- the mettl4 gene encoding N(6)-adenine-specific methyltransferase METTL4 isoform X2, with amino-acid sequence MFTFLSNRDLEMSVLLSNERGWLLDACSFINEGFRRCYSLNKGYFRCCFKKQYFDILKPHIVSKSRSACMMGAVPNTESHAAEDNKIELKTRKKRKRKRSEMNQGELDAEVYHKKVRWLVLEGTRSLLETGHHCGYLTEDLHTVPAKQMPGHECQMAALCDMAKQLPKMENSDAPHVQAVNGHPDMDAHLDLFSCLTENPDDIAREVTLMGETYFLPPRSRFLLSDITRLQPLIRSEDKYDLIVLDPPWENKSVKRSSRYSFLPSSQLKQLPVPVLSAAGCVVVIWVTNRPRHLRFVKEELYPHWGVKLLAEWLWVKVTRKGEVVFPLDSPHKKPYEVLLLGRFSANSYSTTGAEACEIPDQRLIISIPSALHSQKPALSGVHKLHGATRVD; translated from the exons ATGTTTACGTTTTTATCTAATCGCGATCTAGAGATGTCTGTCCTGCTATCAAACGAGCGTGGTTGGCTGTTGGACGCATGTTCTTTCATTAACGAAGGATTTCGGCGGTGCTACAGCTTAAACAAGGGTTACTTCCGGTGCTGTTTCAAGAAGCAGTACTTTGATATACTGAAGCCTCATATAGTGAGTAAGTCCAGGAGTGCTTGTATGATGGGTGCTGTACCAAACACAGAGAGCCATGCGGCTGAGGATAACAAAATCGAGCTAAAGACACGAAAG AAAAGGAAGCGTAAACGAAGTGAGATGAATCAAGGGGAGTTAGATGCTGAAGTATACCATAAAAAG GTCAGGTGGTTGGTTCTGGAGGGCACTCGGTCTCTTCTGGAAACTGGGCATCACTGTGGTTATCTGACAGAAGATTTACATACAGTGCCAGCTAAACAAATGCCTGGTCATGAATGCCAGATGGCTGCACTATGTGACATGGCCAAGCAGCTGCCTAAAATGGAGAATTCTGATGCCCCACATGTGCAGGCTGTTAATGGCCATCCAGATATGGATGCACACCTTGACCTGTTCTCATGCCTCACAGAAAACCCAGATGACATTGCCCGCGAGGTAACGCTAATGGGGGAGACGTATTTCCTGCCTCCTCGCAGCCGTTTCTTGTTGTCTGACATCACACGTTTACAACCCCTTATCCGCA GCGAAGACAAATATGACCTAATAGTTCTTGATCCACCCTGggaaaataaatctgtgaaaAGAAGCAGTAG GTACAGTTTTCTGCCATCCTCTCAGCTCAAACAACTTCCTGTGCCAGTGTTGAGTGCAGCAGGATGTGTGGTTGTTATTTGGGTAACCAACCGTCCCCGCCATCTCCGGTTCGTCAAGGAGGAACTTTATCCTCACTGGGGAGTGAAGCTGCTTGCAGAGTGGCTCTGGGTGAAG GTGACCCGGAAAGGGGAGGTAGTTTTCCCCCTGGATTCTCCACACAAGAAGCCTTACGAAGTGTTATTACTTGGAAGGTTCTCTGCTAACAGCTACAGCACAACTGG AGCTGAAGCGTGTGAGATCCCAGATCAACGGCTCATAATTAGCATTCCCTCAGCACTGCACTCTCAGAAGCCGGCTCTATCAG GGGTGCACAAGTTGCATGGAGCTACGCGTGTcgactga
- the mettl4 gene encoding N(6)-adenine-specific methyltransferase METTL4 isoform X1, whose amino-acid sequence MFTFLSNRDLEMSVLLSNERGWLLDACSFINEGFRRCYSLNKGYFRCCFKKQYFDILKPHIVSKSRSACMMGAVPNTESHAAEDNKIELKTRKKRKRKRSEMNQGELDAEVYHKKVRWLVLEGTRSLLETGHHCGYLTEDLHTVPAKQMPGHECQMAALCDMAKQLPKMENSDAPHVQAVNGHPDMDAHLDLFSCLTENPDDIAREVTLMGETYFLPPRSRFLLSDITRLQPLIRSEDKYDLIVLDPPWENKSVKRSSRYSFLPSSQLKQLPVPVLSAAGCVVVIWVTNRPRHLRFVKEELYPHWGVKLLAEWLWVKVTRKGEVVFPLDSPHKKPYEVLLLGRFSANSYSTTGAEACEIPDQRLIISIPSALHSQKPALSAVLKPYIRSNAKCLEMFARSLQTDWTSWGNEVLKFQHHSYFTTDSVECARDTFTETTDADQQVDTRVMDKSACL is encoded by the exons ATGTTTACGTTTTTATCTAATCGCGATCTAGAGATGTCTGTCCTGCTATCAAACGAGCGTGGTTGGCTGTTGGACGCATGTTCTTTCATTAACGAAGGATTTCGGCGGTGCTACAGCTTAAACAAGGGTTACTTCCGGTGCTGTTTCAAGAAGCAGTACTTTGATATACTGAAGCCTCATATAGTGAGTAAGTCCAGGAGTGCTTGTATGATGGGTGCTGTACCAAACACAGAGAGCCATGCGGCTGAGGATAACAAAATCGAGCTAAAGACACGAAAG AAAAGGAAGCGTAAACGAAGTGAGATGAATCAAGGGGAGTTAGATGCTGAAGTATACCATAAAAAG GTCAGGTGGTTGGTTCTGGAGGGCACTCGGTCTCTTCTGGAAACTGGGCATCACTGTGGTTATCTGACAGAAGATTTACATACAGTGCCAGCTAAACAAATGCCTGGTCATGAATGCCAGATGGCTGCACTATGTGACATGGCCAAGCAGCTGCCTAAAATGGAGAATTCTGATGCCCCACATGTGCAGGCTGTTAATGGCCATCCAGATATGGATGCACACCTTGACCTGTTCTCATGCCTCACAGAAAACCCAGATGACATTGCCCGCGAGGTAACGCTAATGGGGGAGACGTATTTCCTGCCTCCTCGCAGCCGTTTCTTGTTGTCTGACATCACACGTTTACAACCCCTTATCCGCA GCGAAGACAAATATGACCTAATAGTTCTTGATCCACCCTGggaaaataaatctgtgaaaAGAAGCAGTAG GTACAGTTTTCTGCCATCCTCTCAGCTCAAACAACTTCCTGTGCCAGTGTTGAGTGCAGCAGGATGTGTGGTTGTTATTTGGGTAACCAACCGTCCCCGCCATCTCCGGTTCGTCAAGGAGGAACTTTATCCTCACTGGGGAGTGAAGCTGCTTGCAGAGTGGCTCTGGGTGAAG GTGACCCGGAAAGGGGAGGTAGTTTTCCCCCTGGATTCTCCACACAAGAAGCCTTACGAAGTGTTATTACTTGGAAGGTTCTCTGCTAACAGCTACAGCACAACTGG AGCTGAAGCGTGTGAGATCCCAGATCAACGGCTCATAATTAGCATTCCCTCAGCACTGCACTCTCAGAAGCCGGCTCTATCAG CTGTGTTGAAGCCATACATTAGGTCTAATGCTAAGTGTCTGGAAATGTTTGCTCGAAGTCTCCAGACTGATTGGACAAGCTGGGGAAATGAGGTCCTCAAATTCCAGCACCACAGCTATTTTACCACAGATAGTGTGGAGTGTGCACGTGACACATTTACTGAGACTACAGATGCAGATCAACAGGTAGACACAAGAGTAATGGACAAATCTGCCTGTCTGTGA